A section of the Tenrec ecaudatus isolate mTenEca1 chromosome 10, mTenEca1.hap1, whole genome shotgun sequence genome encodes:
- the TNFSF13 gene encoding tumor necrosis factor ligand superfamily member 13: protein MLASSPSSIAPRVPPGHMGAPARELALSVALWLSWGAALGALACAMALLTQQAELQALRREVSGLRRTGGPPRKGNGQPCQSLREQSPEDLEGCGENGEPTRRRRALLTPKQKKQHSSSALHLVPVNTTSKEDSDVTEVMWQPALRRGRGLEARGYVVRVWDSGIYLLYSQVLFHDVTFTMGQVVSRKGQGREETLFRCIRSMPSNPDRAYSSCYSAGVFRLHRGDILSVIIPRAGAKLSLSPHGTFLGLVKL, encoded by the exons ATGCTGGCGTCCTCTCCTTCCTCAATAGCCCCCAGAGTGCCCCCGGGCCACATGGGGGCACCAGCTCGAGAGCTGGCACTCTCCGTTGCCCTGTGGTTGAGTTGGGGGGCAGCTCTGGGGGCTCTGGCCTGCGCCATGGCTCTGCTGACCCAACAAGCAGAACTGCAGGCCCTAAGGAGAGAGGTGAGCGGGCTGCGGAGGACTGGAGGACCTCCCCGGAAGGGGAATGGGCAGCCCTGTCAGAGCCTCAGAGAGCAG AGCCCTGAGGACCTGGAAGGCTGTGGGGAGAATGGGGAGCCAACCCGCAGGAGAAGAGCCTTGCTCACCCCAAAACAGAAGA AGCAGCATTCGTCCTCGGCTCTGCACCTTGTGCCCGTGAACACCACCTCCAAGG AGGACTCTGATGTGACAGAGGTGATGTGGCAGCCCGCTCTCAGGCGGGGTAGAGGCCTGGAGGCTCGAGGATATGTTGTCCGAGTCTGGGACTCTGGAATTTATCTGCTCTATAGCCAG GTTCTGTTCCACGATGTGACTTTTACCATGGGTCAGGTGGTTTCTCGGAAAGGCCAGGGAAGGGAGGAGACTCTCTTCCGATGCATAAGGAGTATGCCCTCCAACCCTGACCGGGCCTACAGTAGCTGCTACAGTGCAG GTGTCTTCCGTTTGCACAGAGGGGATATCCTGAGTGTCATAATCCCCAGGGCAGGGGCCAAACTCAGCCTGTCTCCACATGGCACCTTCCTGGGGCTTGTAAAACTATGA